The region CAATAAATAAAGTAGATGACTGACAAATAGTACAATGTTGTATGACAAAAGACACTCATATCTGAAGCcacaacataacacagagtATGGACTTCAGTTTTACACCGTCCTCAGGAAAGCAAGCAAAGTCTACACACATCTGCAAACTGCACAATGCACTCCTCACGGCATCTCACAGGACATTAGCAAAATGTTGTGCCTTCAAAACAAATGGCGAAATTGCTTCTTTGGAATGAGTTACAATCATGAAAATGCTGCCCctacccacccactcacccacccacctccaaaagaaaaaaacaaaacataaaagtaataataataataataaaaaaagaaatcacaaatGTACAGACATCTTCATAAGCGGGGCTACAGGCAGGCACCTGACAAAGATCTGCTccataactgaactgaaaaatataacatataatattttTAGGATGCGGTTAAAAATGAGAAGTTCTTGTATCCTCTCTACAGGACCACGCAAACACAGCGAAGTGTATCACGGACGCATCGGTGCATACTGAATTTAAACATTCAGGGCAGACAGTTTCCAGAGAATGCCAATTACAGGCGGACGGGTGTGCTCTGTTGATCATGCATATGTCATGACAACAGTAGTAGCTATGCATAGTCTtattcacataaaaacacacaaacacacacattcattctctctctctctctctccctctctctcacgcacacacacacagacacacacacacacacgcacacacaccgtcaTGGCCAAGCAGTGCAGCATCCACAGAGATTTCTGTTTAactttcattaaacacacactctaaaagTTGATACCAATCATTCAGAGAGACAACATTCAGGCCCAACTTTCTGTCTTGTGTCCCTAATATGTTTAGAGTAACATTTTAAGGTATTATATGCAGTTGAATagactgttacactgttaaactgaattgaactaTTTACAATACATATCgacattttgatattttacatAGGAGTACAGTGTAACCATAGGTACTCTCAtgtcacactgtacacacatacaagtgcgtgtgtgtatgtgtgtgtgtgtgtgtgtgtgtgtgtgcgtgtgcaagtTGTATTATGATACCAATGCACAGTTATTGAGGACACAGAATGTAAAGCAAAATCCAAAATAGGGCTTGAATATTAGTGAAGTCTTTGTTGacacatttttagacatgacaAAACGcagagagaaattaaatgaGTGGTGACATCCATACTGATATGTGAAGCGACAGCACTATAAACTCAGGCAAACTCAGTATCACAACAAAACAATCCCATAATCATTCATGCTAGCATCCTTCCGACTGAGACAGCTAGAGTTCACAGGAATGGCAgttgtttgaaaaaaataaagtgtcAGAAAGGGGTTTTACTTTTTAgtcagtgagagctgtgttagaggaaaaaaaaaaaacagtgcttggCACCGTTTCTTGGTGCTAGGGCAAAAAGCCAGATATGTTGCGGTTTGAATAGCAGTTCAATGCTTTGGTGtaggagacaggcagacaaagcACAGCGTACATGGCACGCTATCCAGATTTAGCTCCTGCACACCTTCCTCTAAACCTGTTATGGCAACGTTTCAACAGCCTTTATTTGCAATGGCATTACAGTTCACGCATAATGGACTAACAATGTCACACAGCTCAACGTCAGAACCGTTCTCACTGGATCCTGTGAAAATCcgtctttaactctctctccctctctctctctctctctctcacacacacacaaacacacacacacacatacacacgcacactcacacacacacacacatacacacacacacacacacacacacgcttaagCTCCAGACAGGGTTTGCTGAGCTGTAGTATTACAAgccattgagaaaaaaaagcctgtggTTAGTTAATACAATGGCATttctccacaatacacacagcagtgtATAGATACCTACAGCTCAGATACATTAAACTTATTAATAATTCTGCAGTGTGATGCAACTGCTGTACAACGCAACACAATGTACATTTGTATTTTGATTGTCTTAAAAGAGGATTATTCACGTAACTCTAGGTCTGTACTATGCTGTGCTACATGGACTGTTTTCATATTGGCATCTTTAGCTCTTTCAAatgcagtatgttttttttctgcttttttgttttttccatatTGCACATATTCGATAGACAAGTTTGCAGTGCTTGTTTTAATGTTCAGCATAAATCTTTAGTCATACGATGCCTCTTCCCCGTTACAGGCAGCTGTGCTTCTCCATACAGTCAAAATGGAAAAAGCTATGAGAGCAGTACAGGAAGTAACTTAAAGGTGACATACACACCTCTGACAGTGTCAACTACTCTGAGATCAAGAactgtatggaaaaaaaaataaaaataaaacaggaacatTTTTGTAGTACTTTGACTAAGCAAATTTCcgtttaaatctgtttttattctgcaGAGCACAGTTTGCTGCTGAACATCACTCGAAAACCTTTTTTTATACGGCCATTTTAAAAagatacattttcttttgtttttttgaaagaacTGCTAAACAATTGGTCCTTCACGTGATCTCAGGAGTGTGCTTTCAGCGTGctatataaaatcattttgagtAAGTGCGTGCGCGGGGCTTCAAACCCGCCGGCTGCATCTTTGCTACGCAGTGACTTTCGTCAATAGTAACCCAGTCACTATTTAATAGACCACAAATCACAAATCCAAGGCCTTGTGGCCAGAGCATTGCTCGGTAACATTACAAATCCATACTGCTACATGACACTAAGAAGAACATTCATGGCACAAAGCATTAAGATGTGCAACTCAAAGCGTTTTGGcactctggagaaaaaaaaaaaaaaagaaaaagaaaagatttgagGTAGCACTGAATCTGTACATCTCTGCCtaacaggagagaaacagagaatccATTAGCTTACATCCCCATAAAGTTCCTTTAGTAACTCCATCATCTTTGGCATTGCAAACAAAAGCAGGGGGGCTGAGTCTGAGTCACTGTCGGCGTGTGGGAAAGGTCGTCAGTTTCCTTTCAGTGGTGAGCTAGGCTAGTCTTTGATGTCCTTTACCACAGTGACTTGAGAGATGGTCTTCTTGACGCGTAGAGCCGTGAGTCTGGCGGCAGCGTTGGCGTACCAGCACTCCCGCATGAGTTTACCCATCACTCTCAGTGCCTGCCACAGCCAGAGACAACACAAtctctcaacaacaacaacaacaacaacaacaaggtttatttagagcccgaTATCACCGTTTAAAGTCTCAAGGGGAGTCTAatagggaaaaaatggaagaaatcttgagagggaccacagagagaggagacccctacATGGCAAGACAgttgtgcaataggtgccgacccagtgggcaattacaagtaatacaGTCATAATGCAAAAGAGAACACTTtagcagacaaaacaaaccataaaaCAGGTTTAAGTCCATGGCTAAAGCACTATAAGTGCTAAAAATCTGAATTGCAATTCTTATCCTAATGGGTGATTTAAGTTTGGGAAAGCGGACCCAGCTGCTGTTTGCCGGTCAGCACATTAAtacttttagttttttttctcccactgcACCCAAAAACGCTTCAAACCATGAAACCAAAACCAGGACATGTCAAGAACTATAAGTATGGTGTACTCTTACACCCCTCCTATATACCAACTGCACTGTacatgtcatgtttgtgttgcagGATCAttagacacatatacacacacacacacatacctcacagCTTTGCCACTGGTTTGGAATGTTCGGTCTCACTTTCTGATCACACACCACTTTCCTCATATCCTCCACTGAAGGGTCTGAAGGCACCACGTCATAGTAAGGCAACTGGAAATCTTCATGGATTCCTagaaattcaattcaattcaattcaattcaattcaattcacgTCAAGTCAAagtcaattcagttcagttcaattctgCCCGTTTCAGCTCGATTCAATTCAGCATGGTTCAGACCAGGGGCCAGTACTACGAAGCAGGATTTTGGGGTTAGCGAGGTAACTTCAGGTTTAACTTGAAGTGGTTTTTTCAGTGGGTTTTCAGTGTCATGACGGTGGTTCACTTTTTACCAGGGTACTTCGCCATGGTAACTCATGCTGCACACCTATGGAGGAGGTTACGTTCGAGATCAAAGAAGATCAAAACGTATAAAAGCACCGCCTAATGACCAATCGATGCTCTTGGAAAATGGATTCACCATTCCCCGATGATCACGTGGTGCGTGGACAGTGAGAGGGTCTCTTGGGAAAGCCagagttttcagagacagacaaaacccTTTGGCTTTCCCTGACGAACATCTATGTGAAAGATATAGATTCTATGTGGAGGGAACTGCTTATCTTTGTCGAAGTCGCACGCTAACAGTCCCACAGACTGTATGCATTGCCTCACGTTTTTTCTGCAACAGGCACTTTTATGTATGCTGTGGTTGACGCAGAGAATGCAAGCAAGAACACGGTCATCCGTGCAATTCGCAAGGTGGCTGTTGGTCTAACACAGCTACTTGATGCGTTTGTCGTGCTACCAGACCACTTGCCCACGCAGTCAATAAAACAGGGCTTTTATGAAATAGCAGGTAGACAATAACTCAAGCTGACTATGTGATCTATGAATAATGTAGACCCTATGTACTGTTGTATCTTAAATGCTGCCTACTCCTTTCATAGGGTGAGATATGTGGCGCTAGACCTCTCCATGTTTGTGATTGGTCATCTGGTGCCAACACCGCCCCTTTTACGTGCACACGCTCATAGCTAGATTGGAAAAAACCTGGGTTGGCTTAACGAGTTGATAACCACTGTCGTGACATCGCTTTTGCGTGGCTGCGGTTGCTAGGATTTGTCAAGCCAGCTAACAAAAAGGTACCCTGGGTATGTTGAACTTGCTTCATAGTATAGGCCCCAGAACACTACAAGTCAATTCCacttagcactgttgcctcacagcaagaatgTCCTGGGTTCGAATCTCAgccatcccaggtcctttctgtgtggagtttgcatgttctccccgtgtttgcgtgggtttctgccgggtgctccggtttcctcccaccatcaaagacatgtatgttaggaTTAACATTCCTGTCAGTGACTTGACCAAGGCACTAGCAAAAAGAACTGGATTTGGTCCTCAGGTGTTGCATTGCAGCTatccactgctcctagctcctactgtgggttgtgtgtgtgctcactgctcctagtgtgtgtgtgcccactgctcctagtgtgtgtgtgtgtgctcactgcttctagtgtgtttgtgctcactGTTCCTAACATTGGGGTATAGGAGGGGCCAAATGAAGAGGCTAAATTTCATTGCACACTGCTCCTAGCATGTGTGTGATCAATAAAGTACTTAACTTTCAAAAGAATCAGTCGATTGTGTCATGTCAGCTGGAGGTGCATGGGACacattattttgttatttcacATGAAGGTGCTCACCTCGTACAGAACATCTCCTCGCCAGTTCCCAGAAGACGAGGCCAAGGGAATAAATGTCAGCTCGTTTGAAGGACTCAAAGCTGTTCATGTTGATTGAGTCATCCAGTATTTCAGGAGCCATGTACCTGCAGGAGGATCAATTCATTAGCCGCCAATTAAGCGAGCTCTGACACCACGTACTGACACATCTGTTGTTTTACACAGGGAACATATCCAGGGTTCACTGAAcgttcatgcacacacatacacgcacacacacacacacacacacagagctcatcCCTGTATTCTAAGGTAGAGCATATGGCAGGCTATAAACGGCAATTCTGAAAAAAATTCAGTAATGGAGAGCGACTGGCCATCTGTCTATCTGGAACAGACACGAAGgacggtttaaaaaaaaactgcccacCTCACCAGCACAGCCAAAAAAATTTACATCTTTGTTTTCAATTTGCTTCTCTTATTGCCTTTACttactacattttttttaagtctgaaactgttttaaaatgtaaaaaaaaaaaaggctgatacATTTCCATAAATAAAATCCCAAAAAGTCAAACTGAAGTAAAGTTAGACTGTGGTAAAGTTTAGAGCACTGAGATGTGAAGATCTTTTTTAATTGCTGAAAACTAAAAAAGTGAACACTGAAACTGAGAGGCCCTCACCTCTTGGTCCCCACTCTGTTATTGGATGGGATGTCGATGGTGTTGGTGCTGGAGTCGTGTTTTACGGCCAGGCCCAGATCAGCGATGACCGCTGTGCCGTTCTTTTTCACCAGAATGTTTTTGGACTTTATGTCTCTGTGAGCAATGGCAGGTTTTCCTGTTAACCACAAATGAACCAAATCAAACCGTCTGCAGTATTAGCAACCACTTCAAAACTGCTCGAGCGCACTCATGCTCTGGGGAGCGACGTGTTGAGTGCGACCGTGTCTATACACGCTGATCTTTGTTCATCTGACTCAAACCAAGAGACAACGTTTGCTTTTGGAAAGCAAGCAGCGATTCTCCAAAATCAGTGTGATGAATTACATTTACATCAAAAACAACGTGTTGCAACAAAACTGGAGATATTCAAAGGTGCAGAAACAGCATCTACAGGCAGAATCCTTTCTAATGGTGTTATGAACATGGTGCAACAGTTTCTTCCTCCACTCTTCCTCACCACAGCAGCCTCGAAAAAGAGCAAAGTGCTTGATGGCTCTCCCATggtttaaacaacaacaacaacaacaaaaaaacaggactaGGTGGAACTGTCTCTCATGGTCAGAAACACACTACTTATGTAACTAACATTCAACTATTATTGCTTCAGCTGCAGACATTGTTCAGTAAGAGTGAACACAATGAAGATATGACTAGAGAAGTAGAACTGGTTAGTGGTAAGGGTGCGACCGTTGTAGGggttgtaaatgttttttttataactgtgaACATGTTCTGAGGCCACAATGAAGAAGCTTCGTGAAATTGACAAAACAGCTCTcgcaaagataaaaaaaaaaaaggaaatgaaactTAGCATAAAAGAGTGCATGATAATCCTCCCCAAAGGGGCTAATCTAGAAAGTGCAGCAGGGCCTATCAATTCTGAGAGAGGAATAGCTGAAAGAGCATTTCCTACAGGCCAGTCCATCAGGTCACCAAAAAAGCCAGGGCCGTGTGTTCGTGCATGTTGTTCATCACAGGATTTCcacagggaaaagaaagaaaaggaaaaagaggagagagagagggagagagagagagacagagagaaagagagaaagagagggaggtaaaaagagacagagatagagagagagagagagagagagagagagagagagaaagagacagagagacagagagagaaagaaagagagagagacagagagagagagagagagagaaagagagagagagagagagaaagcaccaTTTACCCTGTGTGCCAATGATCTCCATGTGTAGGTGTGCGAGGCCGCTAGCAATGGACAAGGCCAGAACGATCATCCCCTCCACAGAGACGGTGTATCTGTTCAAGTAGTCGAAGAGAGAGCCGTGTTCATGGTACTCCGACACCAGCCACAGCTGAGTCCATGATCCGTTAtctgataaaacacagagaatactgTCAATACTACAACAACACCATACGCACCAGTcaacagtacacaacacacagtacactacagtaaacacactTGGCTTTCTCGGCTGTTCAGTTATGACaacatgaaagggaaaaaaaatacatatatatatgacaaaAAAATTCCTCCTCCAAACACTCCACAGTGTTTAACCACAGTATTTAACTGGTCCAAAGGCCACACATTCAGAGAACTCTGCGTAGTGATCCTACCTAAATGAAAGGCAAATACTCACAGAGACAATATAGAGCAGTGTCGAATGGCGTTGGTATTTAGATACTTAATGTAGTATTCGGCTGTGACAGTCTGTTACCTTTGTTATCGGCTGCAATGAAGCCCAGTATGTTCTCATGCCGAAGCATGATGGTCTGGTAGATCTCGGCCTCGCGGAACCACGAGCGTTCATCTCGAGAGGAGAAGATCTTCACCGCCACGTCCTCCCCCCGCCATTTACCCCGCCACACCTCACCGAAACGGCCCTTTCCAATGCTCTCCTGCAGGACGATGGTCCGGGCAATGGTCCGCTGAACCAGCAACGGTAGGCCTGaaacacgagcacacacacacacgcacgcacacacgcacacacacgcacacacacacacacacacacacacacacgcacgcacacacgcacacacacgcacacacacacacacacacacacgcacgcacacacgcacacacacgcacacacacacacacacacacacgcacacgcacacacacacacacacacacacgcacacacatacacgcacacacacacacacgcacacacccacgcgcacgcacacacacacacaccagcgcgcgcgcgcacgaatgcacacacatgcacacacacgcgcacacacacacacacgcgcgcacacgcacgcacacacatgcacgcacacacacacacacacacacacacacacacatacacacgcacacacacacacacacacacacacgcacacacatgcacacacacgcacacacacgcacacacacatacacgcacacacacacacccacgcgcacacacgcacacacacgcacacacacgcacacacacacacacacacacacgcacgcacacacacacacacacacacacacacgcgcacacacacacacacacacacatacacacgcacacacacgtacgcacacacacacacacacacacacatacacatgcacacacacgtacgcacacacacacacacacacacacacgcacacacacacacacacgcacacacacgcacacacacacacacacacacacgcacgcgcacacacacacacacacacgcgcgcgcgcacacacacacacacacacacccacgtgcacacacacacgcacacacacgcacacacacacgcacacacgcacacacacacgcacgcacacacacgcacacacacacacacacacacccacgcacacacacacacacacacacccacgcgcacacacacacacgcacacacacacacacacacacgcacacacacacacacacacacacacgcacacacacacacacccacgcgcacacacacacacacacacgcacacacacacacacacacgtgcacacacacacacacacccacgcgcacGTGTATACccgcacccacacgcacacacacagaagcaacacgtacatatgcacacacacacacacacacacgcacgcacacacacacacacacacacacacacacacacacacgtgaccaagtacacaaacacgtgcccacaaacacgtgcacacacacacatacacacagacacacacacacacatacatacacacaagggGCTGTTTAAGAATATATTAATATGGCACAGGAAGTCCACTTGAACACAATGTGAGAAAGTGATGCTACTAgaggtatatatacacacacacatgcacgcacacacacacacacatgtatatagcCCCTCATGGCTTTAACTCGTACAGTACAGTTATGAAGTTAATAGCAGCTCCCGTGCTGTGATGACTGATTACAGACTGTTCTGTGGTTCACTTTAATAAAACTAATGCCACAATTTACTATTGC is a window of Chanos chanos chromosome 10, fChaCha1.1, whole genome shotgun sequence DNA encoding:
- the acvr1c gene encoding activin receptor type-1C, which produces MLIDGKEEAVKSCLSPSEMKGQVFCYSSRNVSKRNCCFTDFCNNETLHLYPERTSESPGWGKLQLAAVILVPSSLLCMGILLGVCVVQSHRCAHTNAHKQDAEEPLDDQTLMSPEKSLKDLIFDMSTSGSGSGLPLLVQRTIARTIVLQESIGKGRFGEVWRGKWRGEDVAVKIFSSRDERSWFREAEIYQTIMLRHENILGFIAADNKDNGSWTQLWLVSEYHEHGSLFDYLNRYTVSVEGMIVLALSIASGLAHLHMEIIGTQGKPAIAHRDIKSKNILVKKNGTAVIADLGLAVKHDSSTNTIDIPSNNRVGTKRYMAPEILDDSINMNSFESFKRADIYSLGLVFWELARRCSVRGIHEDFQLPYYDVVPSDPSVEDMRKVVCDQKVRPNIPNQWQSCEALRVMGKLMRECWYANAAARLTALRVKKTISQVTVVKDIKD